The following coding sequences are from one Brienomyrus brachyistius isolate T26 chromosome 2, BBRACH_0.4, whole genome shotgun sequence window:
- the LOC125709432 gene encoding Rieske domain-containing protein-like has protein sequence MSAEEKNEDPSPPSSHFIGKREDLMKVKRVTKFINGRDVLVLYHNGTFHAMDTRCYHSGGPLQNGDIEEFSGKLCIVCPWHKYKITLLEGEGLYQAVDPSQKVLKPKWASKGIKQRVHLVKEVNGDVFVTLNDFPGSLDSDYYQSEQYRAIFNKAENKM, from the exons ATGTCTGCCGAGGAGAAGAATGAAGACCCATCGCCACCTTCCTCCCATTTCATAGGGAAAAGAGAAGACTTAATGAAGGTCAAAAGGGTGACCAAATTTATAAATGGAAGGGATGTATTGGTTCTCTATCACAATGGCACTTTCCATGCTATGGACACGCGCTGCTATC ATTCTGGGGGACCACTACAAAATGGAGATATCGAG GAATTCAGTGGCAAACTTTGCATCGTATGTCCGTGGCACAAGTATAAAATCACACTTTTGGAAGGCGAAGGATTATATCAAGCTGTGGATCCAAGTCAGAAGGTCCTCAAACCCAAATGGGCCTCCAAAGGAATAAAGCAGCGGGTTCATCTGGTAAAGGAAGTAAATGGAGACGTTTTTGTTACACTGAATGACTTTCCTGGTTCTCTTGACTCTGATTATTACCAGTCAGAACAATACAGGGCCATTTTTAACAAAGCTGAGAataaaatgtga
- the LOC125709423 gene encoding ubiquitin-conjugating enzyme E2 R2-like — protein sequence MAQQQMPSSQKALMLELKSLQEEPVEGFRITLVEESDLYNWEVAIFGPPNTLYEGGYFKAHIKFPIDYPYSPPTFRFLTKMWHPNIYENGDVCISILHPPVDDPQSGELPSERWNPTQNVRTILLSVISLLNEPNTFSPANVDASVMFRKWRDSKGKDKEYAEIIRKQVLSTKTDAERDGVKVPTTLAEYCIQTKVPSHDSSSDLLYDDLHDDDIEEEDDDDDGEAGGTGGENSGEGADCYNDDEDFGNEES from the exons ATGGCGCAACAGCAGATGCCAAGTTCTCAGAAAGCTCTCATGTTGGAGCTGAAGTCTTTGCAGGAGGAGCCAGTTGAGGGATTTCGCATCACATTAGTAGAAGAGTCAGACCTGTACAACTGGGAGGTGGCAATCTTTGGACCACCTAACACACTCTATGAAGGGGGCTATTTCAAG GCTCACATCAAGTTCCCTATAGATTACCCCTACTCCCCCCCAACCTTCAGGTTTCTTACTAAGATGTGGCACCCTAATATCTATGAG aatggcGATGTATGTATTTCAATCCTGCACCCACCTGTGGATGATCCCCAGAGTGGGGAGCTGCCATCAGAGAGGTGGAACCCTACCCAGAACGTCAG GACTATTCTTCTGAGTGTAATCTCACTGCTGAATGAGCCCAACACTTTCTCACCGGCCAACGTAGATGCCTCCGTGATGTTCCGCAAATGGAGGGACAGCAAGGGCAAGGATAAGGAGTATGCTGAAATAATCAG GAAGCAAGTTCTGTCCACTAAAACAGACGCCGAGCGGGATGGAGTCAAGGTTCCCACCACGCTGGCTGAGTACTGCATCCAGACCAAAGTGCCTTCCCACGACAGCAGCTCTGACTTGCTCTATGATGACCTGCATGACGATGACATTGAGGAAGAGGATGACGACGATGATGGGGAGGCAGGAGGGACTGGTGGAGAGAACAGTGGAGAGGGTGCTGACTGTTACAATGACGATGAGGACTTTGGCAACGAGGAGtcctga